A window of Streptomyces sp. SAI-127 contains these coding sequences:
- a CDS encoding cellulose binding domain-containing protein — protein sequence MSMHRRKVSGRNKLIGGAVAAAVVGGGAVLVTGTAQAAGVGVAYTRTSDWSTGYGAQYVVTNNSGAADKDWTLEFDLPSGSTLGSLWNGESGVSGRHVTVKPPRWDTDGLAAGESVTVGFVVNGTGDPTGCRMDDADCATDGNDTPAPTPEPTSTPTPTSTASPSVSTGFAPYVDTSLHPAFDLLASAESTGVKNYNLAFVTDGGGCTPKWGGVTDLASDAVAQQIGALRAKGGDVRVSFGGASGSELATTCSSADALAAAYGKVVDAYGLTKVDFDVEGGALPNTAANTRRAQAIAKLQSGHPGLDVSYTLPVMPEGLTQDGVDLLANAKSNGVEIDTVNIMAMDYGPAYSGDMGTYAEQAAAATQAQVKGVLGLSDSAAWNAVAVTPMIGVNDVASEIFKVDDASQLVTFAKAKGLGGLSMWSATRDKQCSGGAKPSADATCSSIVQDAFAFSKAFAAYN from the coding sequence ATGAGCATGCATCGGCGCAAGGTGAGTGGCAGGAACAAGCTGATCGGCGGGGCGGTGGCCGCCGCCGTGGTCGGGGGTGGCGCGGTCCTCGTCACGGGTACCGCCCAGGCGGCCGGGGTCGGCGTCGCGTACACCAGGACCAGTGACTGGTCGACGGGTTACGGCGCGCAGTACGTCGTCACCAACAACAGCGGTGCGGCGGACAAGGACTGGACGCTGGAGTTCGACCTGCCGAGCGGATCCACGCTCGGTTCCCTGTGGAACGGGGAGTCCGGTGTGAGCGGGCGGCACGTCACGGTGAAGCCGCCCCGGTGGGACACCGACGGTCTGGCCGCCGGTGAGTCGGTCACGGTCGGGTTCGTGGTCAACGGCACGGGCGATCCCACAGGTTGTCGCATGGACGACGCCGACTGCGCCACCGACGGCAACGACACACCCGCACCCACACCCGAGCCCACCTCCACGCCCACGCCCACCTCCACCGCATCCCCCTCGGTGAGCACCGGCTTCGCCCCCTACGTCGACACCTCCCTCCACCCCGCCTTCGACCTCCTCGCGAGCGCCGAGTCCACCGGCGTCAAGAACTACAACCTCGCCTTCGTCACCGACGGTGGCGGCTGCACCCCCAAGTGGGGCGGGGTCACCGACCTGGCGAGCGACGCCGTGGCCCAGCAGATCGGCGCGCTGCGGGCGAAGGGCGGGGACGTCCGGGTCTCGTTCGGCGGTGCCTCCGGTTCCGAGCTGGCCACGACCTGCTCCTCGGCGGACGCGCTGGCGGCGGCGTACGGGAAGGTCGTGGACGCGTACGGCCTCACCAAGGTCGACTTCGACGTGGAGGGCGGGGCGCTGCCGAACACGGCCGCGAACACCCGGCGGGCGCAGGCGATCGCGAAGCTCCAGTCGGGGCACCCCGGACTGGATGTCTCCTACACCCTCCCCGTCATGCCCGAGGGCCTCACCCAGGACGGCGTGGACCTGCTCGCGAACGCCAAGTCGAACGGCGTCGAGATCGACACCGTCAACATCATGGCGATGGACTACGGGCCCGCGTACAGCGGAGACATGGGCACCTACGCCGAGCAGGCCGCCGCCGCCACCCAGGCACAGGTCAAGGGCGTTCTCGGGCTGTCCGACAGCGCGGCCTGGAACGCGGTCGCCGTGACGCCCATGATCGGGGTCAACGACGTGGCCTCGGAGATCTTCAAGGTCGACGACGCCTCCCAGCTCGTCACCTTCGCCAAGGCGAAGGGCCTGGGCGGGCTGTCGATGTGGTCCGCCACCCGGGACAAGCAGTGCTCCGGCGGTGCGAAGCCCTCGGCCGACGCGACCTGCAGCTCGATCGTCCAGGACGCGTTCGCCTTCTCGAAGGCCTTCGCCGCCTACAACTGA
- a CDS encoding extracellular solute-binding protein, producing the protein MRDLSSSLPSPSRRGLLKGVGGAALLGAGIPLLSACGSSGGSSDPKTVSLGSNQSDAVPKKAYGEIYTAFTKQSGISVKVNTKDHNTFQEQINSYLQGTPDDVFNWFAGYRMQFFAAKGLASPIDDVWEKIGDNFPDAMKKLSKGADGKYYFVPLVTYPWAIFYRKSVFAQHGYEVPTTWDAFVALCKQMKKDGLVPIAFGDKDAWPAMGTFDQLNFRTNGYDFHVDLMAGKASWTDAKVKTVFDHWAEILPYHQDGFMGRTWQDAAQTLVAKKAGMYVLGTFVAQQFSNKADLDDLDFFAFPEINSAYGQDTVEAPADGFMVSKSPKNKAGVTKLLEYLGTPAAEQIYLKSDTSVVAASNKADTSSYTPLQKKAYEMITGAKSLTQFMDRDSRPDFTSTVMQPSLQKFLQNPKGVDSLLSSIERQKKTIFASS; encoded by the coding sequence ATGCGTGACCTCTCGTCTTCCCTCCCCTCGCCCAGCCGCCGCGGTCTGCTCAAAGGCGTGGGCGGCGCCGCCCTGCTCGGGGCGGGCATCCCCCTTCTGAGCGCCTGCGGCAGCAGTGGCGGCTCGTCGGACCCCAAGACCGTCTCGCTGGGTTCGAACCAGTCGGACGCGGTGCCGAAGAAGGCGTACGGGGAGATCTACACGGCGTTCACGAAGCAGTCCGGGATCTCGGTCAAGGTCAACACCAAGGACCACAACACGTTCCAGGAGCAGATCAACTCCTACCTCCAGGGCACCCCGGACGACGTGTTCAACTGGTTCGCCGGGTACCGCATGCAGTTCTTCGCGGCCAAGGGCCTCGCCTCCCCGATCGACGACGTGTGGGAGAAGATCGGCGACAACTTCCCCGACGCGATGAAGAAGCTCAGCAAGGGCGCGGACGGCAAGTACTACTTCGTGCCGCTGGTCACGTACCCGTGGGCGATCTTCTACCGCAAGAGCGTCTTCGCGCAGCACGGCTACGAGGTGCCCACCACGTGGGACGCCTTCGTCGCCCTGTGCAAGCAGATGAAGAAGGACGGCCTGGTGCCGATCGCGTTCGGCGACAAGGACGCCTGGCCGGCGATGGGCACCTTCGACCAGCTCAACTTCCGCACCAACGGCTACGACTTCCACGTCGACCTGATGGCGGGCAAGGCCTCCTGGACCGACGCCAAGGTCAAGACCGTCTTCGACCACTGGGCCGAGATACTGCCCTACCACCAGGACGGCTTCATGGGCCGCACCTGGCAGGACGCGGCGCAGACCCTGGTGGCCAAGAAGGCCGGCATGTACGTGCTGGGCACCTTCGTGGCGCAGCAGTTCAGCAACAAGGCCGACCTGGACGACCTCGACTTCTTCGCCTTCCCGGAGATCAACTCCGCGTACGGGCAGGACACCGTCGAGGCGCCGGCCGACGGCTTCATGGTGAGCAAGTCGCCGAAGAACAAGGCGGGCGTCACCAAGCTCCTGGAGTACCTCGGCACCCCGGCGGCGGAGCAGATCTACCTCAAGTCCGACACCAGTGTGGTGGCCGCCTCCAACAAGGCCGACACCTCCTCGTACACGCCGCTGCAGAAGAAGGCGTACGAGATGATCACCGGCGCCAAGAGCCTGACCCAGTTCATGGACCGTGACTCCCGTCCTGACTTCACCTCGACGGTGATGCAGCCCTCGCTGCAGAAGTTCCTCCAGAACCCCAAGGGCGTCGACAGTCTGCTGTCCTCGATCGAGCGCCAGAAGAAGACGATCTTCGCGTCCTCATGA
- a CDS encoding sugar ABC transporter permease — MSSQTPTKTPGAAAVPPPGPASAPVKRVRRGHRRLLTRRDRITLGFMAGVPTVLHVALVWVTALASIALAFTSWDGIGFDSIKWVGLDNFQQLFSDNPQFWPAVQHNVIWFVVLILVPTPFGLFLAVQLDKKIRFSRVYQTAFFLPVVVSLAVTGFVWQLVYNPDTGLINSLIGANKPGHYIDWIGDPDLNLWAVLIAASWRHTGYMMILYLAGLKGVDPSLREASSLDGANEWQTFKNVIFPTLRPTNTVVLVVTIIEALRAFDLVFVFNKGAQGTELLSILITNNIIGESSRIGYGSAIAVVLLVISLVVIIPYLISTFRKERSA, encoded by the coding sequence ATGAGCTCCCAGACCCCCACGAAGACCCCGGGGGCGGCCGCCGTGCCGCCTCCGGGGCCCGCATCTGCCCCTGTCAAGCGGGTCCGGCGGGGCCACCGGCGCCTGCTGACCCGCCGCGACCGCATCACGCTCGGCTTCATGGCCGGCGTGCCCACCGTCCTGCACGTGGCCCTGGTCTGGGTCACCGCCCTCGCGTCGATCGCCCTGGCCTTCACCAGCTGGGACGGCATCGGCTTCGACTCCATCAAGTGGGTCGGGCTGGACAACTTCCAGCAGCTGTTCAGCGACAACCCGCAGTTCTGGCCCGCCGTCCAGCACAACGTCATCTGGTTCGTCGTGCTCATCCTGGTCCCGACGCCGTTCGGCCTGTTCCTGGCCGTCCAGCTGGACAAGAAGATCCGTTTCTCCCGGGTCTACCAGACCGCGTTCTTCCTGCCCGTCGTCGTCTCGCTGGCCGTGACGGGCTTCGTGTGGCAGCTGGTCTACAACCCCGACACGGGCCTGATCAACAGCCTGATCGGGGCCAACAAGCCAGGCCACTACATCGACTGGATCGGCGACCCGGACCTCAACCTGTGGGCGGTGCTGATCGCCGCGTCCTGGCGGCACACCGGCTACATGATGATCCTCTATCTGGCCGGCCTCAAGGGCGTGGACCCCTCGCTGCGGGAAGCGTCCTCGCTGGACGGCGCCAACGAGTGGCAGACGTTCAAGAACGTCATCTTCCCCACCCTGCGCCCGACCAACACCGTCGTCCTGGTCGTCACGATCATCGAGGCACTGCGCGCCTTCGACCTGGTCTTCGTCTTCAACAAGGGCGCCCAGGGCACCGAGCTGCTGTCGATCCTGATCACCAACAACATCATCGGCGAGTCCAGCCGCATCGGCTACGGCTCGGCGATCGCGGTGGTCCTGCTGGTCATCTCCCTCGTCGTGATCATCCCGTACCTGATCTCGACCTTCCGGAAGGAGCGCAGCGCATGA
- a CDS encoding carbohydrate ABC transporter permease, translated as MSTPTVALGAKQRTPLRPARILLHVFLAGTALAWLAPLLWAVFAALRPYGETSEKGYVSWPDTLNFDNFKNAFTQSDMLHYFGNTLLIAVPAVLVTLLLSSMVAFYVSRFDFRLNIFLLLVFTAGNLLPQQVIITPLYRMYLLIDLPGITMSGKLYDSALGLVLIHVAFQSGFCAFVLSNYMRMLPHELTEAALVDGASVWRMYWQIVLPLCKPAMAALGTLLSIWIYNDFFWAIVLISTGENMPITSALNNLSGQYFTDPNLVAAGALLTAIPTLIVYFVLQRQFVSGLTLGANKG; from the coding sequence ATGAGCACCCCCACCGTCGCGCTCGGCGCCAAACAGCGCACCCCCCTGCGCCCGGCCCGGATCCTGCTCCACGTCTTCCTCGCCGGCACCGCACTGGCCTGGCTCGCCCCGCTGCTGTGGGCCGTCTTCGCGGCCCTGCGCCCCTACGGCGAGACCAGCGAGAAGGGCTATGTCTCCTGGCCGGACACCCTCAACTTCGACAACTTCAAGAACGCCTTCACCCAGTCCGACATGCTCCACTACTTCGGGAACACGCTGCTCATCGCGGTCCCGGCCGTACTGGTCACCCTGCTGCTGTCGTCGATGGTCGCCTTCTACGTCAGCCGCTTCGACTTCCGCCTGAACATCTTCCTGCTGCTGGTGTTCACCGCCGGCAACCTGCTGCCGCAACAGGTCATCATCACCCCGCTGTACCGCATGTACCTGCTCATCGACCTGCCCGGCATCACCATGAGCGGCAAGCTGTACGACTCCGCCCTCGGCCTGGTCCTGATCCACGTGGCGTTCCAGTCCGGGTTCTGCGCCTTCGTACTGTCCAACTACATGCGCATGCTGCCCCACGAGCTGACCGAGGCCGCCCTGGTCGACGGCGCCTCCGTGTGGCGGATGTACTGGCAGATCGTGCTGCCGCTGTGCAAGCCCGCGATGGCCGCCCTGGGCACCCTGCTGTCCATCTGGATCTACAACGACTTCTTCTGGGCCATCGTGCTGATCTCCACCGGCGAGAACATGCCGATCACCTCGGCTCTCAACAACCTCTCCGGCCAGTACTTCACCGACCCCAACCTGGTCGCCGCCGGCGCCCTGCTGACCGCGATCCCCACCCTCATCGTGTACTTCGTGCTCCAGCGCCAGTTCGTCAGCGGACTGACCCTCGGCGCCAACAAGGGCTGA
- a CDS encoding alpha-galactosidase: MPHPFTPLASVPVDPRKARVHEEGWQSWSPSGAYALGDEPYRPTNDNWATVCYRPGVTVPEGTFQGEGLLALDPGDGSPVRLWAATDPLHEVPSIRMVAEGSVAEVCADGPVKEFTGTDIQSALAEWAAGLGVEAPRPAPTVWCSWYEYFTRVTEDDIHENLRAMDTLDLPIDVVQIDDGYQKALGDWLTLSGRFRSRAGIADAIRARGRRAGIWTAPFLVDPASDLAAEHPDWLVEDLDGGFLHAGRNWGHDLCVLDTTHPEAAEYLASVFRTLVSEGYDYFKVDFLYAGALEGVRHSSADALTAYRSGIELIRGAIGEDAYLLGCGAPVLPSIGLFDAMRVSPDTAPHRGPEADDYSQPGQDPAEFTGVGRQWQHGRLWVNDPDCLMARPAVETRERWAAHVEATGGLMASSDRLLSLDQWGVETTRRLLSGDAR, encoded by the coding sequence GTGCCCCACCCCTTCACCCCGCTCGCCTCCGTGCCCGTGGATCCCCGAAAGGCCCGCGTCCACGAGGAGGGCTGGCAGTCCTGGAGCCCCAGCGGCGCCTACGCCCTCGGCGACGAGCCGTACCGCCCGACGAACGACAACTGGGCGACGGTCTGCTACCGCCCGGGTGTCACCGTCCCCGAAGGCACCTTCCAGGGCGAGGGGCTGCTGGCGCTCGACCCGGGCGACGGATCGCCGGTACGGCTGTGGGCGGCGACGGACCCGCTGCACGAGGTCCCGTCGATCCGCATGGTCGCCGAAGGCTCCGTGGCGGAGGTCTGCGCCGACGGCCCGGTGAAGGAGTTCACGGGTACGGACATCCAGTCGGCGCTGGCCGAGTGGGCCGCCGGACTCGGGGTCGAGGCCCCCCGTCCGGCGCCCACCGTCTGGTGCTCCTGGTACGAGTACTTCACCCGCGTCACCGAGGACGACATCCACGAGAACCTCCGTGCGATGGACACCCTCGACCTGCCCATCGACGTCGTCCAGATCGACGACGGCTACCAGAAGGCCCTCGGCGACTGGCTCACCCTCTCCGGCCGCTTCCGCTCCCGCGCGGGCATCGCCGACGCGATCCGGGCCCGGGGCCGTCGCGCCGGCATCTGGACGGCCCCCTTCCTGGTCGACCCGGCCAGTGACCTGGCCGCCGAGCACCCCGACTGGCTGGTCGAGGACCTCGACGGAGGCTTTCTGCACGCCGGCCGCAACTGGGGCCACGACCTGTGCGTCCTGGACACGACCCACCCCGAAGCGGCCGAGTATCTGGCGTCGGTCTTCAGGACCCTGGTGTCCGAGGGCTACGACTACTTCAAGGTCGACTTCCTGTACGCGGGGGCGCTGGAAGGCGTACGGCATTCCTCCGCGGACGCGCTCACGGCGTACCGCTCAGGGATCGAGCTGATCCGCGGGGCCATCGGGGAGGACGCCTATCTGCTCGGCTGCGGCGCGCCCGTCCTGCCCTCCATCGGCCTGTTCGACGCGATGCGGGTCAGCCCCGACACGGCCCCGCACCGGGGCCCCGAGGCCGACGACTACAGCCAGCCCGGCCAGGACCCGGCCGAGTTCACCGGCGTCGGCCGCCAGTGGCAGCACGGCCGGCTCTGGGTCAACGACCCCGACTGCCTGATGGCCCGCCCCGCCGTGGAGACCCGCGAGCGCTGGGCGGCCCATGTGGAGGCCACGGGCGGCCTGATGGCGTCCAGCGACCGTCTGCTGTCGCTGGACCAGTGGGGCGTGGAGACGACCCGGCGACTGCTCTCGGGAGACGCCCGATGA
- a CDS encoding beta-galactosidase, giving the protein MIPEGIAYGGDYNPEQWPEEVWAEDVRLMREAGVNMVSVNIFAWALLEPREGEYDFARLDTILALLHENGIAADLATPTAAPPAWFFRQHPQALPVDRDGRRLSYGSRQTFCPSSPAYREAALRITRVLAERYADHPAVVMWHVHNEYGCHNAECYCDTSAEAFRVWLRSRYGDLEALNNAWGTAFWSQWYYDWDEIIPPRATGAVPNPTHQLDWRRFCSDALLSLYKAEREVLRVAAPAVPATTNFMVMYNFDALDYWRWAPELDVVSNDHYLRSTDPESEIDIALSGDLVRSLAGGPWLLMEHSTGAVNWQPVNRAKNPGELRRNALGHVARGADGIAYFQWRAAKAGAEQWHSAMLPHAGTDSQIWRDVVALGADLKALAEVRGSTSPASVAVVWDWNARWALELPSQPSESVRYLDLVRAWYEPLWRSGVAVDFVHPSADLSRYRLVLAPALYLVDDEGAENLTGFASGGGTLVVGFHSGAVDTNCHVRLGGYPGAFREVLGVSTDELFPLLPDQTVALEGGGTASLWSERVRLAGADAVTSYAEGPLAGVPAVTRHTYGEGVAWYLATHPDPSTLTGLLNRIRAEAGVAPVRETPAGVETVLRRGEDADYLFLTNHGERNAEVQVAAQATELLSGKRVDGGRVTVTPGDVVVVRESR; this is encoded by the coding sequence ATGATCCCGGAGGGCATCGCCTACGGCGGCGACTACAACCCCGAGCAGTGGCCCGAGGAGGTCTGGGCCGAGGACGTACGCCTCATGCGCGAGGCGGGCGTCAACATGGTCAGCGTCAACATCTTCGCGTGGGCGCTCCTCGAACCCCGCGAGGGCGAGTACGACTTCGCGCGGCTCGACACGATCCTCGCCCTGCTCCACGAGAACGGCATCGCCGCCGACCTGGCGACACCGACGGCGGCCCCGCCGGCCTGGTTCTTCCGCCAGCACCCGCAGGCGCTCCCGGTCGACCGGGACGGCAGGAGACTGTCGTACGGCAGCCGCCAGACGTTCTGCCCGTCGAGCCCCGCCTACCGGGAGGCGGCCCTGCGGATCACCCGGGTGCTCGCGGAGCGGTACGCCGACCACCCGGCCGTCGTGATGTGGCACGTCCACAACGAGTACGGCTGTCACAACGCGGAGTGCTACTGCGACACGAGCGCGGAGGCGTTCCGGGTGTGGCTGCGGTCGCGGTACGGCGATCTGGAAGCCCTGAACAACGCCTGGGGTACGGCCTTCTGGAGCCAGTGGTACTACGACTGGGACGAGATCATCCCGCCCCGCGCCACCGGTGCCGTGCCCAACCCGACCCACCAGCTGGACTGGCGCCGCTTCTGCAGCGACGCACTGCTGTCGCTGTACAAGGCGGAGCGGGAGGTGCTGCGGGTGGCCGCCCCCGCGGTGCCGGCCACCACCAACTTCATGGTGATGTACAACTTCGACGCGCTGGACTACTGGCGCTGGGCACCGGAGCTGGACGTCGTCTCCAACGACCACTACCTGCGGTCCACCGACCCCGAGTCGGAGATCGACATCGCTCTCAGCGGCGACCTGGTCCGCTCGCTGGCGGGCGGCCCGTGGCTGCTGATGGAGCACTCGACGGGCGCGGTGAACTGGCAGCCCGTCAACCGGGCCAAGAATCCAGGTGAGTTGCGCCGAAACGCGCTGGGGCACGTCGCCCGAGGTGCCGACGGCATCGCCTACTTCCAGTGGCGGGCCGCGAAGGCGGGCGCCGAACAGTGGCACTCGGCGATGCTCCCGCACGCCGGCACCGACAGCCAGATCTGGCGTGACGTGGTGGCGCTGGGCGCGGATCTGAAGGCGCTGGCGGAGGTGCGGGGCAGCACCAGCCCCGCCTCGGTCGCCGTCGTCTGGGACTGGAACGCCCGCTGGGCCCTGGAACTCCCCTCCCAGCCCAGCGAGTCGGTGCGCTACCTCGACCTGGTCCGCGCCTGGTACGAGCCGCTGTGGCGCTCCGGCGTGGCCGTGGACTTCGTCCACCCGTCGGCGGACCTGTCGCGGTACCGCCTCGTCCTCGCCCCCGCCCTCTACCTGGTCGACGACGAGGGCGCGGAGAACCTGACCGGCTTCGCGTCGGGCGGCGGCACCCTGGTCGTCGGCTTCCACAGCGGGGCCGTCGACACCAACTGCCATGTCCGCCTGGGCGGTTACCCGGGCGCCTTCCGCGAGGTACTCGGCGTCAGCACGGACGAACTGTTCCCGCTGCTGCCCGACCAGACGGTGGCCCTGGAGGGCGGCGGTACGGCGTCCCTGTGGTCGGAGCGGGTACGCCTGGCCGGCGCGGACGCCGTCACGTCGTACGCCGAAGGCCCCCTGGCCGGCGTCCCCGCGGTGACCCGGCACACCTACGGCGAGGGCGTCGCCTGGTATCTGGCAACCCACCCGGACCCCTCGACGCTCACAGGTCTGCTGAACCGCATCCGCGCCGAGGCGGGCGTGGCGCCGGTACGGGAGACACCGGCGGGCGTGGAGACGGTGCTCCGCAGGGGAGAGGACGCGGACTATCTCTTCCTGACCAACCATGGTGAGCGGAACGCCGAGGTACAAGTGGCCGCGCAGGCAACCGAGTTGCTGAGCGGGAAGCGCGTCGACGGCGGCCGGGTGACGGTGACGCCGGGCGACGTGGTGGTGGTACGGGAATCACGCTGA